The following are encoded together in the Bacteroidales bacterium MB20-C3-3 genome:
- a CDS encoding bifunctional UDP-sugar hydrolase/5'-nucleotidase produces the protein MNYYHTGQNSSFGEILIILKSFNIDKMRYRFLFIIIISFFIHSCDSDKLADGTYEITIFSTNDIHGKFFPYDYVDSLPIRYSLSAASTVINNKREEIGKERVLLIDNGDHLQGDNSVFYYNFVDTTSKHIFSEIVSWLDYDAVVVGNHDIEAGHPVYDRLYKNDGVPYIAANIINLKKGLPYFNPYKIVEKNGLRIAVIGMTNPNIKKWLSEDLWSGMEFEEILPSLQNWVDKVIKDEKPHLVIAAIHAGLGEESKYEVENPARYVAANTKGIDIVFAAHDHKTTSEKVFNGKDSVLIMAGGGRAAFLSEADVRIVVNSGEISEKYIQGNSISLQDLKPDKNFLSYFKSYYDSVSSFTNRKIGSLLNRIDSKDAFKGPSGYIDMIHNIQLANSGADISFAAPLTLNVTIEPKELNFQDMFNIYPFENQLYVIAMTGIEIKNYLEYSYSKWINKIPSESGHLLKLNTTGKGDRGKFQNPYFNFDSAAGIIYEVSTDKGDGDRISIKSLANGEDFVLEKQYLVALSSYRANGGGDLLLKGSNLSKDVVEKRVIKKLGDIREILYEQIKRDGFVKAVPLNHWKFVPEKESLNHLNSDLKLLF, from the coding sequence ATGAACTATTATCATACAGGTCAAAATTCCAGTTTTGGAGAGATTCTGATAATTTTAAAATCATTTAATATTGACAAAATGAGGTATAGATTTCTATTTATAATTATTATATCATTTTTCATTCACTCTTGTGATTCAGATAAGTTAGCTGACGGAACTTACGAAATAACTATATTTTCAACAAATGATATACATGGTAAATTTTTCCCTTATGATTATGTTGACTCGCTTCCAATAAGATACTCATTATCTGCTGCTTCAACGGTTATCAATAACAAGAGGGAGGAAATAGGAAAAGAGAGAGTACTGCTTATTGATAATGGGGATCATCTGCAAGGAGATAATTCGGTTTTCTATTATAATTTTGTGGATACAACTTCTAAACACATTTTCTCAGAGATAGTATCATGGCTTGACTATGATGCAGTTGTTGTTGGTAACCATGATATTGAAGCAGGTCATCCTGTTTACGACAGGCTATATAAAAATGATGGAGTACCTTATATTGCAGCTAATATTATTAATCTTAAAAAGGGATTACCCTATTTCAATCCCTATAAAATTGTAGAAAAGAACGGATTAAGAATTGCTGTTATTGGCATGACTAATCCAAACATTAAGAAATGGTTGTCAGAAGATTTATGGTCTGGGATGGAGTTTGAAGAGATTTTGCCCTCTTTGCAAAATTGGGTTGATAAAGTTATTAAAGACGAGAAACCACACTTAGTTATTGCAGCTATTCATGCCGGACTTGGAGAAGAGAGTAAATATGAAGTTGAAAATCCAGCAAGATATGTTGCTGCTAATACAAAAGGAATTGATATAGTATTTGCTGCTCATGACCATAAAACAACATCAGAAAAAGTGTTTAATGGTAAAGATTCTGTCTTGATTATGGCTGGAGGAGGAAGAGCGGCTTTCCTGTCAGAAGCAGATGTCCGTATAGTAGTTAACAGTGGCGAAATTTCAGAAAAATATATTCAAGGTAATTCAATTTCTCTTCAAGATTTAAAGCCAGATAAAAACTTTCTTAGTTATTTCAAGAGTTATTATGACTCAGTCAGTTCTTTTACAAACAGAAAAATTGGGAGTCTGTTAAACAGAATAGATTCAAAAGATGCTTTTAAGGGCCCATCTGGATATATTGATATGATTCATAATATCCAGCTTGCAAATTCTGGTGCCGATATCTCTTTTGCTGCACCTTTAACTTTGAATGTAACAATTGAACCAAAAGAGCTCAATTTTCAAGACATGTTTAATATATATCCCTTTGAAAACCAGCTTTATGTGATAGCTATGACGGGGATTGAAATTAAGAATTATCTTGAGTATTCTTATTCAAAATGGATTAATAAGATCCCATCTGAGTCCGGACATCTGTTAAAACTTAACACAACAGGTAAAGGAGATAGAGGCAAATTTCAAAATCCATACTTCAATTTTGATTCAGCTGCAGGAATTATATATGAGGTAAGTACGGATAAGGGTGATGGAGATCGTATATCAATAAAATCATTGGCAAACGGAGAAGACTTTGTACTGGAAAAACAATATTTAGTTGCACTCTCCTCATACAGGGCAAACGGAGGAGGAGATCTCTTACTTAAAGGGTCCAATTTATCTAAAGATGTTGTTGAAAAAAGAGTTATTAAAAAGCTAGGTGATATCAGAGAAATTCTTTATGAACAAATAAAAAGGGACGGCTTTGTTAAAGCAGTCCCACTTAATCACTGGAAGTTTGTCCCAGAGAAAGAATCATTAAATCATCTTAATAGTGATTTAAAGTTACTATTCTGA
- the rny gene encoding ribonuclease Y, translated as MDIILSIILPAIVAFGLAYYVGNNIVLKRKREEILKCAEQDGENIKKEKIFQAKEKFLQLKTEHEQQILEKSNVIIQQEHRIKQKEISLNQQNQDLLKKHKELDNHKEQLKLQQEILEKKVEDYEKLRQEAIQKIENIAGLSASDAKNQLIDTMKSEAKSEAMSYISEVMDEARLTASKEAKRIVINTIQRIAPETAIENAVTVFNIESDEIKGRIIGREGRNIRALEAATGVEIVVDDTPEAILLSAFDPVRREVARLALHQLVTDGRIHPARIEEVVTKVQKQLDDEIMETGKRTCIDLGIHGLHPELIRLIGRMKYRSSYGQNLLQHSREVANICATMASELGLNTKVAKRAGLLHDIGKVSDEDPELPHAVLGMKLAEKYKEKPEVCNAIGSHHEEVEMNSLIAPLVLVSDAISGARPGARREVIESYIKRLKEMEDLALSYPGVTKTYAIQAGRELRVIVGSEQVSDQDSERLSLDIAKKIQEELVYPGQVKITVIRETRSVSFAK; from the coding sequence ATGGACATAATTCTATCAATTATTCTACCTGCAATTGTTGCCTTTGGTTTAGCATATTATGTAGGAAACAATATCGTACTTAAAAGAAAAAGAGAAGAAATTCTAAAATGTGCCGAACAGGACGGCGAAAATATCAAAAAGGAGAAGATTTTTCAGGCAAAAGAGAAATTTCTCCAACTCAAAACGGAGCACGAACAACAAATACTGGAGAAAAGTAATGTAATTATTCAACAGGAACATAGAATTAAGCAAAAAGAGATCTCCCTTAATCAGCAGAATCAAGATTTACTAAAAAAACACAAAGAATTAGACAACCATAAAGAACAATTAAAACTTCAACAAGAAATTCTTGAGAAAAAAGTTGAAGATTATGAAAAGCTAAGACAAGAGGCTATCCAGAAAATTGAAAATATTGCTGGTCTTTCTGCATCAGATGCCAAAAATCAACTGATCGATACCATGAAATCAGAGGCAAAATCTGAGGCAATGTCTTACATAAGTGAAGTAATGGATGAAGCAAGGCTTACAGCAAGTAAAGAGGCTAAAAGAATCGTAATTAATACTATTCAGAGGATAGCACCTGAAACAGCTATTGAGAATGCAGTAACTGTATTTAATATTGAAAGCGATGAAATTAAAGGGAGGATAATTGGTAGAGAGGGACGAAACATCAGAGCACTGGAAGCAGCGACCGGTGTCGAAATAGTTGTAGATGATACTCCTGAAGCAATTTTATTGTCCGCTTTTGATCCTGTAAGAAGAGAGGTTGCGAGATTAGCTTTACACCAACTAGTCACAGATGGCAGAATACACCCAGCAAGGATTGAAGAGGTTGTAACTAAGGTCCAGAAACAACTTGACGATGAGATTATGGAGACCGGAAAGCGTACCTGCATAGATCTTGGAATTCATGGACTTCACCCTGAACTTATCAGACTTATTGGTAGAATGAAATACAGATCTTCCTATGGTCAAAATCTTCTTCAGCACTCTAGAGAAGTTGCAAATATTTGCGCCACTATGGCCTCCGAACTGGGATTGAATACTAAAGTAGCTAAAAGAGCCGGCCTTCTTCACGATATTGGAAAAGTTTCAGACGAAGATCCAGAACTTCCACACGCAGTTCTCGGGATGAAGCTTGCTGAGAAATACAAGGAGAAACCTGAAGTGTGTAATGCTATAGGATCTCATCACGAAGAGGTTGAAATGAATTCATTAATAGCTCCTCTGGTTTTGGTCAGCGATGCTATTTCTGGTGCTCGCCCTGGAGCAAGAAGAGAGGTTATTGAGTCCTACATAAAAAGACTAAAAGAGATGGAAGATCTTGCCCTCTCTTACCCAGGAGTTACCAAAACTTACGCTATACAGGCTGGCCGGGAATTAAGAGTAATCGTTGGCAGCGAGCAAGTTAGCGATCAGGACTCAGAGAGACTATCACTTGACATTGCAAAGAAGATACAAGAGGAGCTTGTTTATCCTGGTCAGGTAAAAATTACTGTAATCAGAGAAACCAGATCTGTAAGTTTTGCAAAATAA
- a CDS encoding cell division protein ZapA, protein MSDQQSIQISIADRYYPLKVSLQDEEKIRAAVKIINEKVDLYRRRFTNRDIQDALSITLLQFVIRLIEAEQREESSRIVEEIQNISNLLDEYISVNLS, encoded by the coding sequence ATGAGCGACCAGCAGTCAATACAAATAAGTATAGCAGACAGATACTATCCTCTGAAAGTATCCCTTCAGGATGAAGAGAAGATTAGGGCTGCCGTGAAAATTATTAATGAGAAAGTAGATCTTTACAGAAGAAGATTTACAAACAGAGACATCCAGGATGCCCTCTCTATAACGCTTTTACAGTTTGTTATTAGATTGATTGAGGCCGAGCAGAGAGAAGAGTCGTCAAGAATTGTTGAAGAGATACAGAACATCAGTAATCTTCTAGATGAGTATATAAGTGTCAATCTTTCGTGA
- a CDS encoding 2-oxoacid:acceptor oxidoreductase family protein yields MKEEIIIAGFGGQGVLSMGKILAYSGIMQGQEVTWMPSYGPEMRGGTANVTVILSDRKISSPILSKFDVAIILNQQSLDKFEAGVKPGGLLIYDPNGITRLPERKDITVCSIAAVDIAADLGNSKAYNMVVLGAYLKLRPIVTLENVIKGLKKSIPERHHSLIPMNEKAIDAGMNKIVMHNTI; encoded by the coding sequence ATGAAAGAAGAGATAATAATTGCAGGCTTTGGAGGACAGGGTGTACTGTCAATGGGTAAAATACTAGCATATTCCGGTATTATGCAAGGACAGGAGGTGACCTGGATGCCTTCATACGGACCTGAAATGAGAGGAGGAACAGCTAATGTTACAGTAATATTAAGCGACAGGAAGATCAGCTCTCCAATTTTAAGCAAGTTTGATGTAGCGATTATTCTTAATCAGCAGTCTCTTGACAAGTTTGAAGCTGGCGTAAAACCTGGCGGATTACTTATATACGATCCAAATGGAATCACAAGACTGCCTGAAAGAAAAGATATTACAGTTTGCTCAATAGCTGCAGTAGATATTGCAGCTGATTTAGGAAATTCTAAGGCATACAATATGGTTGTACTAGGTGCATATTTGAAATTAAGGCCAATTGTTACATTAGAGAATGTTATAAAGGGGTTAAAAAAATCTATTCCTGAGAGACACCACTCACTTATACCTATGAATGAAAAGGCAATTGATGCAGGCATGAATAAAATTGTGATGCACAATACTATTTAA
- a CDS encoding thiamine pyrophosphate-dependent enzyme, whose translation MDVKDIIKPENRVYSKSPVLTSTTMHYCPGCSHGTVHKLIAEVIEEMGIQEQTIGISPVGCAVFAYNYIDIDWQQAAHGRAPALATATKRLHPEKYVFTYQGDGDLASIGTAEIMHACNRGENIVVIFINNAIYGMTGGQMAPTTLIGMKTATSPYGRDPKLHGQPLKITNLIAQLEGTCFVTRQSVHNAASARKTKRAIRKAFENSALGKGTSFVEVVSTCNSGWKLSPVKANEWMVENMFPEYPIGDLKDR comes from the coding sequence ATGGATGTAAAAGATATAATCAAACCAGAAAACAGGGTCTATTCAAAATCCCCTGTTCTCACAAGTACTACAATGCACTACTGCCCTGGTTGTTCTCATGGTACTGTTCACAAACTGATTGCTGAGGTAATCGAAGAGATGGGCATTCAAGAACAAACTATTGGAATCTCACCTGTTGGATGTGCAGTATTTGCATACAACTATATTGATATTGACTGGCAACAGGCAGCTCATGGAAGGGCTCCGGCTCTTGCAACAGCGACAAAAAGGCTTCATCCTGAAAAATATGTTTTCACATACCAGGGAGACGGAGACTTGGCATCTATTGGGACAGCAGAGATTATGCACGCATGTAACAGAGGTGAAAATATAGTTGTAATTTTTATCAATAATGCTATATATGGGATGACTGGTGGGCAAATGGCTCCAACCACCCTTATCGGCATGAAAACTGCAACAAGTCCTTATGGAAGAGATCCGAAACTTCACGGACAGCCATTGAAAATAACTAATCTCATAGCTCAGTTAGAGGGCACATGCTTTGTAACCAGACAATCTGTTCACAATGCAGCCTCTGCAAGAAAAACTAAAAGAGCTATCAGAAAGGCATTTGAAAACTCTGCACTAGGAAAGGGTACCTCCTTTGTCGAAGTTGTTAGTACATGTAATTCAGGATGGAAACTCTCCCCTGTTAAAGCTAACGAATGGATGGTAGAAAACATGTTTCCGGAATACCCAATTGGAGATCTAAAGGACAGATAA